The following proteins are encoded in a genomic region of Tenacibaculum sp. 190524A05c:
- the asnS gene encoding asparagine--tRNA ligase, translating into MKTSSVKELLASEKLLQEVNVKGWVRAFRSNRFIQLNDGSTINNIQCVVDFENTDEALLKRITIGAAVSINGTLVESQGKGQSVEIQVTNVEILGDADPDEVSKTILQPKRHSLEFLRQQAHLRVRTNTFSAVMRVRSALSFAVHQYFQQNGFYYVNTPIITGSDAEGAGEMFRVTNFEANKAPLNEEGEIDYTQDFFGKQTNLTVSGQLEAETYAMGLGKVYTFGPTFRAENSNTTRHLAEFWMIEPEVAFNDLDANMDLSEDFIKYVLQYVLDNCPDDLNFLENRLLQEEKTKPQAERSEMSLIEKIKFVVDNNFKRVSYTEAIDILRNSKPNKKKKFQFPIDEWGADLQSEHERYLVEKHFKCPVILFDYPAKIKAFYMRLNDDGKTVRAMDVLFPGIGEMVGGSQREERLDVLKEKMAALDIEEDELWWYLDTRKFGTAVHSGFGLGFERLVLFTTGMGNIRDVIPFPRTPQNAEF; encoded by the coding sequence ATGAAAACAAGTAGCGTAAAAGAATTATTAGCTTCGGAAAAACTTCTTCAAGAAGTAAATGTTAAAGGTTGGGTAAGAGCATTTAGAAGTAATCGTTTTATTCAATTAAATGATGGTTCTACTATTAATAATATTCAATGTGTTGTAGATTTCGAAAATACAGATGAAGCTTTATTAAAGAGAATTACTATTGGCGCTGCTGTTTCTATTAATGGAACTTTAGTTGAAAGTCAAGGTAAAGGACAATCAGTAGAGATTCAAGTAACAAATGTTGAAATTTTAGGAGATGCTGATCCAGATGAAGTTTCTAAAACAATTTTACAACCGAAAAGACACTCATTAGAATTTTTAAGGCAACAAGCTCACTTACGTGTTAGAACTAATACTTTTAGTGCGGTTATGAGAGTTCGTTCAGCTCTTTCATTTGCTGTGCACCAGTATTTCCAACAAAACGGATTTTACTATGTGAACACTCCAATAATTACTGGATCTGATGCTGAAGGAGCTGGTGAAATGTTTAGAGTAACAAACTTTGAAGCAAATAAAGCTCCGTTAAACGAAGAAGGAGAAATTGATTATACTCAAGACTTCTTTGGTAAGCAAACGAACTTAACAGTATCTGGGCAATTAGAAGCGGAGACCTACGCAATGGGATTAGGTAAAGTATATACATTCGGACCTACATTTAGAGCTGAAAATTCAAATACAACTCGTCACCTAGCAGAATTCTGGATGATTGAACCTGAAGTTGCATTTAACGATTTAGATGCAAACATGGATTTATCTGAAGATTTCATCAAATACGTTCTACAATACGTATTAGATAACTGTCCAGATGATTTAAATTTCTTAGAAAACAGATTACTTCAAGAAGAAAAGACAAAACCACAAGCTGAGCGTAGTGAAATGTCTTTAATTGAAAAAATCAAGTTTGTAGTAGATAATAATTTCAAAAGAGTTTCTTATACAGAAGCTATTGATATTTTACGTAACAGTAAGCCTAACAAAAAGAAGAAATTCCAATTTCCAATTGATGAATGGGGAGCTGATTTACAATCTGAACACGAACGTTATTTAGTAGAAAAACACTTTAAGTGTCCAGTAATTTTATTTGATTATCCAGCGAAAATTAAAGCATTCTATATGCGTTTAAATGACGATGGTAAAACAGTAAGAGCCATGGACGTTTTATTCCCAGGAATTGGAGAAATGGTTGGTGGATCTCAAAGAGAAGAACGTTTAGATGTTTTAAAAGAGAAAATGGCTGCTTTAGATATTGAAGAAGACGAATTATGGTGGTATTTAGACACTCGTAAATTCGGAACTGCAGTACATTCTGGATTTGGTTTAGGTTTTGAGCGCTTAGTATTATTTACAACAGGAATGGGTAATATTAGAGACGTTATTCCTTTCCCTAGAACACCACAAAACGCAGAATTCTAA